A DNA window from Loxodonta africana isolate mLoxAfr1 chromosome 7, mLoxAfr1.hap2, whole genome shotgun sequence contains the following coding sequences:
- the LOC100663956 gene encoding olfactory receptor 4P4-like, which translates to MGNSNNVTVFILLGLSQSKNIEIFCFALFLFCYIAIWMGNLLVMISITFSHLIDQPMYFFLNYLSLSDLCYTSTVTPKLMTDLLAERKTISYNNCMTQLFTSHFFGGIEIFILTGMAYDRYVAICKPLHYTVIMSRQRCNTIIIACCFGGFVHSAVQLFLTIFLPFCGPNEIDYYFCDVYPLLKLACTNTHTIGLLVIANSGLIALVTFVVLMLSYFFILYRLRAYSAESRSKAVSTCSSHITVVVPYFAPALFIYIRPAITFPEDKVFALFCTIFAPMFNPLIYTRRNMEMKNVMREVWCHQILLEGK; encoded by the coding sequence ATGGGAAACAGCAATAACGTCACTGTATTTATTCTCTTGGGACTTTCTCAAAGCAAAAATATTGAAATCTTCTGCtttgcattatttttattttgctatatTGCTATTTGGATGGGAAATTTGCTCGTAATGATTTCTATCACTTTCAGTCATCTAATTGACCaacccatgtattttttccttaattacctctctctctctgacctctGTTACACATCCACAGTGACACCCAAACTAATGACCGACTTACTGGCAGAAAGGAAGACCATTTCCTATAATAACTGCATGACACAGCTCTTTACCTCACATTTCTTTGGAGGCATTGAGATCTTCATCCTCACAgggatggcctatgaccgctacgtggccatctgtaagcccctGCACTACACTGTCATCATGAGCAGGCAGAGGTGTAACACAATCATCATAGCTTGTTGTTTCGGAGGATTTGTACACTCTGCCGTTCAGTTATTTCTCACTATCTTCTtacccttctgtggccccaatgagATAGATTACTATTTCTGTGATGTGTATCCTTTGCTGAAACTGGCCTGCACTAATACGCACACCATAGGCCTCTTAGTCATTGCTAATTCAGGCCTAATTGCTTTGGTGACTTTTGTTGTATTGATGTtgtcttatttttttatattatacagGCTCAGAGCATATTCTGCAGAGAGCCGCAGTAAAGCTGTTTCCACTTGCAGTTCTCACATAACAGTGGTGGTTCCATATTTTGCCCCTGCATTATTCATTTATATTAGACCAGCCATAACTTTTCCAGAAGATAAAGTGTTTGCTCTTTTCTGTACCATCTTTGCTCCCATGTTCAACCCTTTGATCTACACCCGGAGAAACATGGAGATGAAGAATGTCATGAGGGAAGTTTGGTGCCATCAAATCCTCTTGGAAGGAAAGTAA